Below is a genomic region from Trueperaceae bacterium.
GTACGCCGCGGCGCCCTTGAACTCGCAGAACGTCCGCCGGTCGATCGCCTCCAGGGCGGTCGCGTCGACGTCGTCGGGTGGGAGGTAGTAGACCGGCGCGTGCGACGTCTCCAGGATCCGGACGCTGCGCGTCGTGTCGGCGATCACCGCGTCCCCGAAGCGCACGATCACGCGTTCGGAGCTCGGGTCGACGGCGGGCGGGCGGGGGTAGTCCCAGACCGATTCCTGGCCGGGTCCGGGCGTCTCGGGGGTGGGACGGCGCATACCCCCAGCGTAGCGCCGTGCCGGCCGAGGGACCGCGAGCGCGACCCCGGTTTCGGGTCGGTCCGAACTA
It encodes:
- a CDS encoding DUF427 domain-containing protein; its protein translation is MRRPTPETPGPGQESVWDYPRPPAVDPSSERVIVRFGDAVIADTTRSVRILETSHAPVYYLPPDDVDATALEAIDRRTFCEFKGAAAYADVVAGGRRAPAAAWWYPDPTPRYRDLAGWVTFYPSKMDAVTVDGEVVQPVGGDFYGSWVTSRVVGPFKGGPGTQGW